A window of the Odocoileus virginianus isolate 20LAN1187 ecotype Illinois chromosome 20, Ovbor_1.2, whole genome shotgun sequence genome harbors these coding sequences:
- the LOC110123639 gene encoding LOW QUALITY PROTEIN: zinc finger protein 829 (The sequence of the model RefSeq protein was modified relative to this genomic sequence to represent the inferred CDS: inserted 1 base in 1 codon), which translates to MHDELLQAVSKGSVMFRDVSVNFSQEEWECLDSGQMNLYKEVMLENFSNLVSVGLSSSKPAVISLLEQGKEPWMIDRELTRGLCSDLESMCETKLLSLKKRHFSQVIFTHEDLPTFFQPTFLIPHQKTINEEKSCECKIYGKXFNQNSQFIQHQRIHSAEKNYECKECGKSFSRGSLVTRHQRIHTGEKPYECKECGKAFSCSSYFSQHQRIHTGEKPYECKECGKAFNYCSNLNDHQRIHTGEKPYECKVCGKAFTKSSQLFPHLRIHIGEKPYECKECGKTFTQQSRLIQHHRMHTGEKPYECKECGKAFSSASTLTNHHRIHTGKKLYECKQCGKAFIQSSELIQHQRIHTDEKPYECNECGKAFNKGSNLTRHQRIHPGEKPYDCKECGKSFGSRSDLIRHEGTHNG; encoded by the exons atgcATGATGAACTTCTGCAAGCAGTGTCCAAG GGCTCAGTGATGTTCAGGGACGTGTCTGTAAACTTCTCTCAGGAGGAATGGGAATGCCTGGACTCTGGTCAGATGAATTTATACAAAGAAGTAATGTTGGAGAATTTCAGCAACCTGGTTTCAGTGG GACTTTCCAGTTCTAAACCGGCTGTGATCTCCTTATTGGAGCAAGGAAAAGAGCCCTGGATGATTGACAGAGAACTGACCAGAGGCCTTTGTTCAG acCTGGAATCCATGTGTGAGACTAAGTTATTGTCTCTAAAGAAGAGACATTTTAGTCAAGTAATATTTACCCATGAAGACCTACCCACTTTTTTTCAGCCCACATTTCTCATTCCACATCAAAAAACTATTAATGAAGAGAAATCCTGCGAATGTAAAATATATGGAA GCTTTAATCAAAACTCACAGTTTATTCAACATCAAAGAATTCATTCtgctgaaaaaaattatgaatgtaAGGAGTGTGGGAAATCCTTTAGTCGTGGCTCACTTGTTACTCGACATCAGAGGATTCACACTGGTgaaaaaccctatgaatgtaaagaatgtggcaAAGCTTTTAGTTGTAGTTCGTATTTTTCTCAACATCAGAGGATTCACACtggtgagaaaccctatgaatgtaaggaatgtggaaagGCCTTTAATTATTGCTCAAACCTTAATgatcatcagagaattcacactggtgaaaaaccctatgaatgtaaagTATGTGGAAAAGCCTTTACTAAGAGTTCACAACTTTTTCCACACCTGAGAATTCATATTGGtgagaaaccttatgaatgtaaggaatgtgggaaaaCCTTTACTCAACAGTCAAGGCTTATTCAACATCACAGAATGCACACTGGTGAGAAACCTTATGagtgtaaggaatgtgggaaggcctttagtAGTGCCTCAACACTTACCAACCATCACAGAATTCACACTGGCAAGAAACTCTATGAATGTAAACAATGTGGAAAGGCCTTTATTCAGAGCTCTGAACTTATTCAACATCAGAGAATCCATACAGATGAAAAACCATATGAATGTAATGAGTGTGGAAAGGCTTTTAATAAAGGCTCAAACCTTACTCGTCATCAAAGAATTCACCCTGGTGAGAAACCTTATGACTGTAAAGAATGTGGAAAGTCCTTTGGTAGTCGCTCTGACCTCATCCGCCATGAAGGAACTCATAATGGATAA